One region of Chryseobacterium sp. C-71 genomic DNA includes:
- a CDS encoding HD family hydrolase encodes MKIQKEIDFILAIDALKNVQRRNYNADDSRRENTAEHSWQIIILAQILFPYAKNRADIDLLRVIRMLSIHDLVEIEAGDTFLFDEAAMVGKFEREKLSAQNIFGILDEPIRSEFFNLWLEFEEEQTPDAIFACAIDRIMPFILNSHTSGKSWTEAAITEKQVRNMLENAISRASDEMGEAFQFLMIKNLETEKVLR; translated from the coding sequence ATGAAAATACAGAAAGAAATTGATTTTATTTTGGCAATTGATGCTTTAAAAAATGTACAAAGAAGAAATTACAACGCAGACGATTCAAGAAGAGAAAATACTGCTGAACATTCCTGGCAAATTATCATTTTAGCTCAAATTCTATTTCCTTATGCTAAAAACAGAGCAGATATAGATTTATTGAGAGTCATCAGAATGCTTTCAATTCACGATTTGGTAGAAATTGAAGCGGGTGATACTTTCCTTTTTGATGAAGCTGCAATGGTGGGTAAATTTGAAAGAGAAAAATTGTCTGCTCAAAATATTTTTGGAATTTTAGATGAACCCATTCGTTCAGAATTTTTCAACCTTTGGCTGGAATTTGAAGAAGAACAAACTCCAGATGCAATTTTCGCTTGTGCTATCGATAGAATTATGCCTTTTATTCTCAATTCTCATACTTCCGGAAAAAGCTGGACTGAAGCAGCAATAACCGAAAAACAAGTAAGAAATATGCTCGAAAATGCCATCAGCAGAGCTTCTGATGAAATGGGTGAGGCTTTTCAGTTTTTAATGATTAAAAATCTTGAAACTGAAAAGGTTTTGAGATAA
- a CDS encoding carbon-nitrogen hydrolase family protein: MQIDTRTLNIDDYDELVSAMRRAYPKMSEYVWSKKSILKLTKIFEAGQICITVDGKIAAVALSIVVNYEEFDDEHTYSDITGNYTFNTHSSTGNVLYGIEIFVDPVYRELRLGRRLYDARKELCEQLNLKSIILGGRIPDYHKYSHEISPREYIRRVRDKEIYDPVLSFQLSNNFLPIRVLKKYLPEDEASRENAVLLQWNNIYYSKKPNTMQDSTIRLGLVQWQMRHFKDINAFYEQVEFFVNVMGDYKSDFVLFPELFNTPLLAPFNNLSERDSMIELAKITDQIKTKISQLAISYNVNIISGSMPVFENNDLYNVSYLLHRDGRIDEYRKIHITPNERKYYGMKGGSEIKVFDTDCGKIGLVICYDVEFPELPRLLADQGMKILFVPYLTDTQNAYMRVRHCAAARAIENECYVAIAGCVGNLPGVNNMDIQFGQAAVFTPSDFAFPSNAVKGEATPNTEMTLIVDVDLNLLKDLHYHGSVQILNDRRKDLYETYLIKDKNPII; encoded by the coding sequence ATGCAGATAGATACTCGTACACTGAATATTGATGATTATGATGAATTGGTTTCGGCAATGCGGCGGGCTTATCCGAAAATGTCCGAATACGTTTGGTCTAAGAAAAGCATTTTAAAACTCACTAAAATTTTTGAAGCCGGCCAGATTTGTATCACTGTTGACGGGAAAATTGCTGCTGTTGCACTTTCTATCGTGGTTAATTATGAAGAATTCGATGATGAGCATACTTACAGTGATATTACAGGAAACTATACTTTTAATACCCATTCTTCAACCGGAAATGTATTGTACGGAATTGAAATTTTCGTAGATCCCGTTTATCGTGAATTGCGATTGGGAAGAAGGCTTTATGATGCAAGAAAAGAATTGTGTGAACAATTAAATTTAAAATCAATTATTCTCGGTGGAAGAATTCCGGATTATCATAAATACAGTCACGAGATTTCCCCAAGAGAATACATCAGAAGGGTAAGGGATAAAGAAATTTATGATCCTGTGCTTTCTTTTCAGCTTTCCAATAATTTTTTACCGATCAGAGTTCTGAAAAAATATTTACCTGAAGATGAGGCTTCCAGAGAAAATGCTGTTTTGCTTCAATGGAATAATATTTATTACAGCAAGAAACCAAATACAATGCAGGATAGTACCATTCGATTAGGTTTGGTGCAGTGGCAGATGCGGCATTTCAAAGATATCAATGCATTTTATGAGCAGGTGGAGTTTTTTGTAAATGTGATGGGAGATTACAAGTCAGATTTTGTGCTTTTCCCGGAGTTGTTTAACACACCTTTGCTTGCGCCCTTCAATAATCTTTCGGAGCGTGACAGTATGATTGAGTTGGCAAAAATTACGGATCAGATTAAAACTAAAATTTCTCAATTGGCGATCAGCTACAATGTCAATATTATTTCCGGAAGTATGCCAGTTTTTGAAAATAATGATTTATATAATGTAAGTTACCTTTTGCATCGTGACGGGCGGATTGATGAATATAGAAAAATTCATATTACGCCAAACGAAAGGAAATATTATGGAATGAAAGGCGGCAGCGAAATCAAAGTTTTCGATACCGATTGTGGTAAAATTGGTTTGGTGATCTGTTACGACGTTGAATTTCCGGAATTGCCAAGACTATTAGCCGATCAGGGAATGAAAATTCTATTTGTTCCTTATCTTACCGACACTCAGAATGCGTATATGAGAGTGCGTCATTGTGCTGCGGCAAGAGCTATTGAAAACGAATGTTATGTAGCGATTGCAGGCTGTGTCGGGAATTTGCCGGGTGTTAACAATATGGATATTCAGTTTGGTCAGGCTGCTGTATTTACGCCTTCAGATTTTGCTTTTCCATCCAATGCGGTGAAAGGTGAGGCGACGCCAAATACAGAGATGACATTGATTGTGGATGTAGATTTAAATCTGTTAAAAGATCTTCATTATCACGGTTCGGTTCAGATTCTGAACGACAGGCGAAAAGACTTGTATGAAACTTATCTTATTAAAGACAAAAATCCAATAATATAG
- a CDS encoding PspC domain-containing protein, with protein sequence MNKTLSIGLAGFSFTIEEHAYIKLSDYLNALRSSLEASEADEVMHDIEIRMVEIFRDTLGKREVINDADVEKVIAQIGSPEKIEEQEEAYYSEKNTNSNKNNFSGTTQTDKRQLFRDPERQKIAGVCAGLAAYSGMDITWMRLIWVGAFIFLWVAPGSSFLVVILYFILWAVLPQAETASDFLKMKGKPLNFDNLKEESSKIVQFANETTTRAGEIYIENKPHINNAGSGVWNILKYLIGALFVFFAFGSIIGVFVLFGLFGIDSDFPGANEMKFYFDDDGLYTVFTALIIIASLIPAILFSLLSIKIFSPKTKLRNIGWVIGVLFLAVIALGTYFGVSMAKREMFLKGQKEDTEEVAINTLSDTIYVDMKSVTIPQNFTAYDDDLFSDKISVYEKDWVHVDVTRKADIKTPYLIIKKEAKGYNIPLNANVPVEIVGNKVILPNYIKYPYDHRFRDYSIDYELVIPQNAVVIPLKKDGINFDGDTDGNGINDNEEEDDNGDDENGNISIEKNKISINGSTIEYSDSDRDSVIINGKKYQKDEAKKIMDTMKMNIDKIKDVDIKIKDGKKEYSIKTK encoded by the coding sequence ATGAACAAGACACTCTCAATAGGACTCGCAGGTTTTTCTTTTACAATAGAAGAACACGCATATATAAAGCTCAGCGATTATCTTAACGCTCTTAGAAGCTCACTAGAGGCTTCGGAAGCAGACGAGGTAATGCACGATATAGAAATCAGAATGGTAGAAATCTTCAGAGATACTTTAGGAAAACGTGAAGTAATCAACGATGCTGATGTAGAAAAGGTAATTGCTCAAATTGGTTCTCCTGAAAAAATCGAAGAACAGGAAGAAGCTTATTATTCTGAGAAAAATACAAACTCAAATAAAAATAACTTCTCAGGAACTACACAAACTGACAAAAGACAACTGTTCCGTGATCCTGAAAGACAAAAGATTGCCGGAGTTTGCGCAGGTTTAGCCGCTTATTCAGGAATGGATATTACTTGGATGAGATTAATCTGGGTGGGTGCATTTATCTTTCTTTGGGTAGCACCGGGATCATCTTTCTTAGTAGTTATTTTATATTTCATTCTTTGGGCTGTTTTACCGCAAGCAGAGACCGCATCAGATTTTTTGAAAATGAAGGGAAAGCCTTTAAATTTTGACAACCTGAAAGAAGAATCGAGCAAAATTGTACAGTTTGCGAATGAAACTACTACCAGAGCCGGAGAAATTTACATTGAAAACAAACCTCATATCAATAATGCAGGAAGCGGTGTTTGGAATATTCTAAAATATTTAATAGGTGCATTATTTGTCTTTTTTGCATTTGGAAGCATCATTGGAGTATTTGTCTTATTTGGTCTTTTCGGAATAGATTCAGACTTTCCTGGCGCTAACGAGATGAAGTTCTATTTTGATGACGATGGGTTGTACACTGTATTTACTGCATTAATCATTATAGCATCATTGATTCCTGCAATACTATTCAGTTTGCTAAGTATCAAAATTTTCTCTCCAAAAACTAAATTGAGAAATATCGGCTGGGTAATCGGAGTTCTTTTTCTTGCGGTTATAGCATTAGGTACTTATTTTGGAGTGAGCATGGCAAAAAGAGAAATGTTTCTGAAAGGACAAAAGGAAGACACCGAAGAGGTAGCCATCAATACTTTATCTGATACCATTTATGTGGATATGAAAAGTGTAACAATCCCGCAAAACTTTACTGCATACGACGATGATCTTTTTTCTGATAAAATCTCTGTTTACGAGAAAGACTGGGTACATGTAGATGTTACAAGAAAAGCAGATATCAAAACCCCTTATTTAATTATTAAAAAGGAGGCGAAAGGATACAATATTCCGCTTAATGCAAATGTTCCTGTAGAAATTGTTGGTAACAAAGTGATTCTTCCAAATTATATTAAATATCCTTACGATCACCGTTTCAGAGATTACAGTATTGATTATGAATTGGTAATTCCTCAGAATGCAGTAGTTATTCCTTTAAAGAAAGACGGGATCAATTTTGACGGAGATACAGACGGAAACGGAATCAACGATAATGAAGAGGAAGATGACAACGGTGACGATGAAAATGGCAATATTTCAATTGAGAAAAATAAAATCTCTATCAACGGTTCTACCATAGAATACAGCGATAGCGACAGAGACAGCGTAATCATCAACGGCAAGAAGTATCAAAAAGATGAAGCCAAAAAGATTATGGATACAATGAAGATGAACATTGATAAAATAAAAGATGTGGACATCAAAATAAAAGACGGAAAAAAAGAATATTCTATCAAAACCAAATAA
- a CDS encoding helix-turn-helix domain-containing protein, with translation MFYTDKDVMVKKNFSLFFCLILSFLFAQDFHSDLRKKYWNYDENDEQAFAYINQSINQSKIDNNFSELFQGYKDAIYFSKENKLKYADSAIAAAKQSQNSDLIGDSYLSKGSIYYFNHRKFQLALNQYLTAYEYLKDSKNGFLKYSNLYHIGVVKSYLGYYDEALQIFKECIAYFETNAKGDFHENLIYNNKKGYLNSLHQAIICYQALGKFDEVQKLLKLAEESSPKTKDFSLENSYFKKSLGVLKFSKKKYKEAILEFNQSLPGLLKVNDFTWASYVYFYKGKSYTNLGDKELGVENYKKVDSIFNKHQFILPELRSNYEELINYYKKQNNSENELYYTNQLLKVDSIISSDFKYLSTRIYKDYDTKQLLEVKENLEKTNTLGIGLLVICGIVIMLLGFMMFYRDRKQKQIQQKYEELLVKIEDEKLSDTIAVNEPLKFDESKNVKLDQNIVEKLLKDISAFEANEGFLERGLTLKKLAEHFKTNTSYLSQVINEYKGSNFSVYINVLRINYATQKIYHDKEWRKYSIEHVASASGFSNRQSFSNIFLEINGIRPVDFIKKRVKELEVGE, from the coding sequence ATGTTTTACACAGATAAAGATGTAATGGTAAAAAAAAATTTTTCTTTATTTTTCTGCTTGATCCTGTCTTTTTTGTTTGCACAGGATTTTCATTCTGATCTAAGGAAAAAATACTGGAATTATGATGAGAATGATGAGCAGGCTTTTGCTTATATTAATCAGTCAATTAATCAATCAAAGATAGATAATAATTTTTCTGAGCTTTTTCAAGGATATAAGGATGCAATTTATTTTTCTAAAGAAAATAAACTAAAGTATGCAGACAGTGCTATAGCAGCTGCGAAGCAATCACAAAATTCAGATCTCATTGGCGATTCGTACTTAAGTAAAGGTTCTATATATTATTTCAACCACAGAAAGTTTCAGTTAGCACTCAATCAATATCTTACTGCTTACGAGTATCTTAAGGATTCTAAAAATGGTTTTTTAAAATATTCGAATCTTTATCACATCGGTGTTGTAAAAAGTTATTTGGGTTACTATGACGAGGCTTTGCAGATTTTTAAGGAGTGTATTGCTTACTTTGAAACCAATGCTAAAGGTGATTTTCATGAAAACCTAATTTATAATAATAAAAAAGGGTATCTCAATTCACTTCACCAGGCAATTATATGCTATCAGGCTCTAGGGAAATTTGATGAGGTGCAAAAGCTTCTTAAACTCGCTGAAGAGTCATCTCCTAAAACTAAAGACTTTAGCCTTGAAAACAGCTACTTTAAGAAAAGTTTAGGTGTATTAAAATTTTCAAAAAAAAAATATAAAGAAGCTATCTTAGAATTTAATCAATCGCTTCCAGGTCTTCTGAAAGTAAATGATTTCACTTGGGCATCTTATGTTTACTTTTATAAAGGAAAAAGTTATACTAATCTTGGTGATAAAGAATTAGGTGTTGAAAATTATAAAAAGGTAGATTCTATATTTAATAAACATCAATTCATACTTCCTGAATTACGGAGTAATTACGAAGAGCTTATTAATTACTATAAAAAGCAAAACAATTCTGAAAATGAATTGTATTACACCAATCAGCTTCTGAAAGTAGACAGTATTATATCTTCAGATTTCAAGTATCTATCCACTCGTATTTACAAAGATTACGATACGAAACAATTATTAGAGGTAAAAGAAAATCTCGAAAAGACAAACACTTTAGGTATTGGATTACTGGTTATTTGCGGTATTGTTATCATGTTGCTTGGTTTTATGATGTTTTACAGAGACAGAAAACAAAAACAAATACAGCAAAAGTATGAAGAGTTATTGGTGAAAATAGAAGATGAAAAATTGTCTGATACTATTGCTGTCAATGAACCGTTAAAATTCGATGAAAGTAAAAACGTAAAACTCGATCAGAATATTGTAGAAAAATTATTGAAAGATATCAGTGCTTTTGAAGCTAATGAAGGTTTCCTTGAACGTGGATTAACACTGAAAAAACTAGCAGAACACTTTAAAACCAATACTTCTTATCTTTCACAAGTTATTAATGAATATAAGGGAAGTAATTTTAGCGTTTACATTAATGTTCTTAGAATCAATTATGCTACGCAAAAAATTTATCATGATAAAGAATGGAGGAAATACTCGATCGAGCATGTTGCTTCAGCTTCTGGATTCAGCAATAGGCAAAGTTTCTCTAATATTTTTCTTGAAATAAACGGAATAAGACCCGTTGATTTTATCAAAAAAAGAGTCAAGGAATTAGAAGTTGGTGAATAA
- a CDS encoding ATP-binding cassette domain-containing protein, whose amino-acid sequence MSILHIDSITKSFGEKKILQDVYLSCETGKIASILGRNGCGKSTLFQIIFGKVKSDTQYIKFNDIILKNQFDRKNRIAYLPQYSFLPKNVKIENLIKLFCNEENFQKLIDSILIKPIINTTPNKISGGELRLLEVLLIIYSSAEFILLDEPFHSLSPKIVSIVKDLIKEQSQFKGFIISDHLYQDVLDISDEVYLLSDSYLKPIKDLTELKRFRACLKIKLEKVIWRLSL is encoded by the coding sequence ATGAGTATACTTCATATTGACAGCATCACAAAATCATTCGGTGAAAAAAAAATTTTACAAGATGTTTACTTGTCTTGTGAAACTGGTAAAATAGCAAGCATCTTAGGCAGAAACGGATGTGGTAAATCAACATTATTTCAGATTATTTTCGGGAAAGTGAAAAGTGACACCCAATACATTAAATTTAATGATATTATTCTTAAAAACCAGTTTGACAGAAAAAATAGAATTGCCTATTTGCCACAATATTCTTTTTTACCTAAAAATGTAAAAATTGAAAATTTAATTAAGCTATTCTGTAATGAAGAGAATTTTCAAAAACTTATAGATTCAATTCTAATTAAACCTATCATTAATACAACACCCAACAAAATATCAGGCGGCGAGCTCAGACTTTTAGAAGTTTTACTCATTATATATTCGTCAGCAGAATTTATTTTACTTGACGAGCCATTTCATAGTCTTTCTCCGAAAATTGTTTCAATAGTAAAAGATTTGATTAAAGAACAGTCACAGTTCAAAGGTTTTATCATTTCTGATCATTTATACCAAGATGTTTTAGACATTTCTGACGAGGTATATTTGTTATCTGATTCTTATTTGAAACCCATAAAAGATTTAACAGAATTGAAAAGGTTTAGAGCCTGTTTAAAAATTAAATTAGAAAAAGTTATATGGCGTTTATCTTTATAA
- a CDS encoding XAC2610-related protein gives MDRKTSEKFPTLTSENFTFTIESDSLNLKKVEFDEEPQSLIFEDFNLDGLEDLALINRFSGNLIYDTYIFDSNQKQFLMNEGMTTLVKDNSAMFTVDSERKRLIVYLKSGCCLYITKEYNVILERDPLKIYEFEEDTRDRETVITKKSEFIDYKWFTKTTRYPREVYYKETKDENTERN, from the coding sequence ATGGATAGGAAAACATCTGAAAAATTTCCAACCTTAACTTCAGAAAATTTTACTTTTACCATTGAATCAGATTCATTAAATTTAAAAAAGGTTGAATTTGATGAAGAGCCGCAATCTTTAATTTTTGAAGATTTTAATTTAGACGGTTTAGAAGATCTAGCTTTGATCAACAGATTTTCAGGAAACTTGATATATGATACTTATATTTTTGATTCCAATCAAAAACAGTTTTTAATGAATGAAGGAATGACAACTTTGGTAAAAGATAATTCAGCAATGTTTACCGTAGATTCTGAAAGAAAAAGATTGATTGTGTATTTAAAATCAGGATGTTGTTTATATATTACCAAAGAATATAATGTTATTCTGGAAAGAGATCCTTTAAAAATATATGAATTTGAAGAAGACACCAGAGATCGGGAAACAGTTATCACAAAGAAAAGTGAGTTTATAGATTACAAATGGTTCACAAAAACTACGAGATACCCAAGAGAAGTTTATTATAAAGAAACGAAAGATGAAAATACAGAAAGAAATTGA
- a CDS encoding IS5 family transposase, with product MKHYSTNISDNQWQFIKKTLNLNNRKRKYDLRIIWNAIMYLVKTGCQWRMLPGDFPKWELVYYYYSKWANAEDFDLLLSKLRETVRLKLNQNREPSLGIMDSQSVRWGNNRSLNGFDGNKKVKGIKRHVVVDKNGFLLAIMVTVANIHDSKAVDFLMRTLAYFLSPVKIILADGGYRGEITEQVKNKFGYLINVVMRSDEKKWEFKPISKRWIIERTFSWFDNDRRLCRNYELLMENSENMVKLSAIKNLLYKI from the coding sequence TTGAAACACTACTCTACAAACATTTCTGACAATCAGTGGCAATTTATAAAAAAGACTTTGAACCTCAATAATAGAAAACGAAAATATGATTTAAGAATCATTTGGAACGCCATTATGTATTTAGTGAAAACCGGATGTCAATGGCGGATGTTGCCTGGTGATTTTCCCAAATGGGAGTTGGTTTATTATTATTACAGCAAATGGGCAAATGCAGAGGATTTTGATCTGCTTCTTTCGAAATTACGAGAAACAGTCAGATTAAAACTAAATCAAAATAGAGAACCAAGTCTAGGCATAATGGATAGTCAAAGTGTAAGATGGGGAAACAATCGTTCATTAAATGGTTTTGATGGGAACAAAAAAGTAAAAGGCATTAAAAGACATGTGGTGGTTGACAAAAACGGATTTTTATTAGCAATAATGGTTACTGTAGCCAATATTCATGACAGTAAAGCTGTAGATTTTCTCATGAGAACTTTGGCGTATTTCTTAAGTCCGGTGAAGATTATTCTTGCGGACGGCGGTTATAGAGGAGAAATCACAGAACAGGTGAAAAATAAATTTGGTTATTTGATCAATGTGGTCATGAGAAGTGATGAAAAGAAATGGGAGTTTAAACCCATTTCTAAAAGATGGATTATTGAACGGACTTTTTCCTGGTTTGATAACGACCGAAGATTGTGCAGGAATTATGAACTGCTAATGGAAAATTCAGAAAATATGGTCAAATTATCTGCCATAAAAAATTTATTGTATAAAATTTAA
- a CDS encoding PadR family transcriptional regulator encodes MNTENTKAQMRKGILEFCILSLINNREMYVSDLIDELKKGKLDVVEGTLYPLLTRLKNGEFLSYRWEESTGGPPRKYYQITEKGKTFLAELQNTWKELTDSVNQITQKI; translated from the coding sequence ATGAATACTGAAAATACCAAAGCGCAAATGCGAAAAGGGATTCTGGAATTCTGTATTTTGAGTCTTATCAACAATCGCGAAATGTATGTTTCTGATTTAATAGATGAACTGAAAAAAGGAAAACTGGATGTCGTGGAAGGAACCCTCTACCCTCTTTTAACAAGATTGAAAAACGGTGAATTTCTTTCTTACAGATGGGAAGAATCTACAGGAGGCCCGCCAAGAAAATACTACCAAATAACAGAAAAAGGCAAAACTTTTTTAGCTGAATTGCAAAATACCTGGAAAGAACTGACAGATTCTGTGAACCAAATCACTCAAAAAATTTAA
- a CDS encoding acyl-CoA thioesterase has translation MTTEERIEASETRIFKAVFPNTTNHYDTLFGGTAMQLMDEVAFITATRFARKRVVTVSSDKIDFKKPIPAGTIVELIGKVIYVGKTSMKVNVEIYTEQMYSYEREKAIVGDFTFVAIDEFKKPIQIL, from the coding sequence ATGACTACAGAAGAAAGAATTGAAGCTTCCGAGACCCGAATCTTTAAAGCGGTTTTTCCAAATACCACCAATCATTACGACACCCTTTTCGGAGGTACTGCAATGCAGCTGATGGATGAAGTTGCCTTTATTACCGCTACCCGTTTTGCAAGAAAAAGAGTGGTAACAGTAAGCAGTGATAAAATTGATTTTAAAAAACCAATTCCTGCCGGGACGATTGTTGAATTAATCGGGAAAGTAATTTATGTCGGAAAAACCAGTATGAAAGTGAATGTCGAAATCTATACTGAGCAAATGTATTCTTATGAAAGGGAAAAAGCTATTGTAGGTGATTTTACTTTTGTGGCCATTGATGAATTTAAGAAACCAATTCAAATATTATAA
- a CDS encoding catalase, with translation MDNKDFRTNEKLDQLQDHTTDNQDTKLTTNQGLKVNNNQDSLKTDQRGATLLEDFILREKITHFDHERIPERIVHARGSGAHGVFKLNKSLAKYTKAKFLNDVDKETPVFVRFSTVAGSAGSTDLARDVRGFAVKFYTEEGNYDLVGNNIPVFFIQDAMKFPDLVHAVKPEPDNAIPQAASAHDTFWDFISLMPESMHMIMWAMSDRAIPRSYRMMEGFGVHSFKFINSEGAVHFVKFHFKPKLGVHSVAWSEAQKISGTDPDFHRRDLWESIENGAFPEWDFGVQIIPEENEHDFDFDLLDPTKLVPEELVPVQIVGTLTLNRNPDNFFAETEQVAFHPGHLVPGIDFSNDPLLQGRLFSYTDTQLSRLGSPNFHEIPINRSINTVHNNQRDGHMRQQIVKGKVSYEPNSIGGGCPFQAMMRDGGFTSNNERVDGHKIRARSDSFVDHYSQAKMFLNSQSAPEKTHLQNALVFELSKVTILEIRERVVGQLAFIDAELAANVAEKVGVEVKKLDMPNQSIPADADAASLQSEEREPETKSSKALSMKNTVKDTIESRVIGFIMADGVNTQAVKSLKSKLESEGAIVQIIAPSVAPVKADDGTKFEPKHSITSTASVSFDALYVCAGEKSAKELMHPERKPIVTEFINEAYKHCKAIYFGKDTDEIYKATRISTKKHEDPAIINTSGGDSDEKFISAIAKHRVWDLEKERNSMA, from the coding sequence ATGGACAATAAAGACTTTAGAACAAACGAAAAGCTGGATCAGCTTCAAGATCACACAACAGATAATCAAGATACGAAACTGACAACCAATCAGGGATTAAAAGTTAACAACAATCAGGATTCACTAAAGACTGATCAAAGAGGTGCGACTTTGCTTGAGGATTTTATTTTAAGAGAAAAAATTACGCATTTTGATCACGAGAGAATTCCAGAAAGGATTGTTCATGCGAGAGGTTCTGGTGCTCACGGGGTTTTTAAGCTGAATAAAAGTTTAGCCAAATACACTAAAGCAAAATTTTTAAATGATGTTGATAAAGAAACACCTGTTTTTGTAAGGTTTTCTACGGTTGCCGGAAGCGCAGGAAGTACAGATTTAGCAAGAGACGTAAGAGGTTTTGCGGTAAAATTCTATACTGAAGAAGGGAATTATGACTTGGTAGGAAACAACATTCCAGTATTCTTTATTCAGGATGCGATGAAATTTCCGGACTTGGTACACGCAGTAAAACCAGAACCTGATAATGCTATTCCGCAGGCTGCCTCAGCGCACGATACATTTTGGGATTTTATATCATTAATGCCTGAAAGTATGCATATGATTATGTGGGCAATGAGCGACCGTGCCATCCCGAGAAGCTACAGAATGATGGAGGGTTTCGGGGTGCATTCATTTAAATTTATCAATAGTGAAGGTGCTGTTCATTTCGTTAAATTTCATTTTAAACCTAAATTAGGGGTACATTCAGTCGCTTGGAGTGAAGCTCAGAAAATTTCAGGTACAGACCCGGATTTCCACAGAAGAGATCTTTGGGAATCTATTGAAAATGGTGCTTTTCCTGAATGGGATTTTGGAGTACAGATTATTCCTGAAGAAAATGAGCACGATTTTGATTTTGATCTTCTGGATCCTACAAAATTAGTTCCTGAAGAATTAGTTCCTGTACAAATCGTTGGAACTTTAACTTTAAACAGAAATCCGGATAACTTTTTTGCAGAAACAGAGCAAGTGGCATTTCACCCAGGGCATTTAGTGCCGGGAATCGATTTTTCTAATGATCCGCTTTTACAAGGAAGATTATTTTCTTACACAGATACACAGTTATCAAGATTAGGATCGCCTAATTTTCACGAAATTCCGATCAACAGATCGATCAATACAGTTCACAACAATCAGCGTGACGGTCATATGAGACAGCAGATCGTAAAAGGAAAAGTTAGTTATGAACCTAATTCTATCGGTGGTGGATGTCCTTTTCAGGCAATGATGAGAGACGGCGGATTTACTTCAAATAACGAAAGGGTAGACGGGCATAAAATAAGAGCGAGAAGCGACAGTTTTGTTGATCATTATTCTCAGGCAAAAATGTTTTTAAACAGTCAGTCTGCACCGGAAAAAACTCACCTTCAGAATGCTTTGGTATTTGAATTGTCAAAAGTGACCATCTTAGAAATCAGAGAAAGAGTAGTAGGGCAATTAGCTTTTATTGATGCTGAACTTGCTGCGAATGTTGCCGAAAAAGTAGGCGTAGAAGTTAAAAAATTGGATATGCCAAACCAAAGCATTCCTGCAGATGCCGATGCCGCAAGTTTACAAAGCGAAGAAAGAGAGCCGGAAACTAAAAGTTCGAAAGCTCTAAGCATGAAGAATACAGTGAAAGATACAATAGAAAGTCGTGTGATTGGTTTTATCATGGCAGACGGAGTAAATACTCAGGCTGTAAAATCTTTAAAAAGTAAGCTGGAAAGTGAAGGAGCGATTGTTCAGATTATTGCACCAAGTGTTGCGCCGGTGAAAGCAGATGACGGAACTAAATTTGAACCAAAACATTCGATTACAAGTACAGCAAGTGTATCTTTTGATGCTTTATATGTGTGTGCAGGTGAAAAATCTGCTAAGGAATTGATGCATCCGGAAAGAAAACCGATTGTTACAGAATTTATCAACGAAGCGTACAAACATTGCAAGGCAATCTATTTTGGGAAAGATACTGACGAAATTTATAAGGCAACCAGAATCAGCACCAAAAAACATGAAGACCCTGCAATTATTAATACTTCAGGAGGTGATTCTGACGAGAAATTTATTTCGGCTATCGCAAAACACAGAGTTTGGGATCTTGAGAAAGAGCGTAACTCTATGGCATAG